The following proteins come from a genomic window of Achromobacter sp. AONIH1:
- a CDS encoding MFS transporter — MDNTATAAGADRAVQEPGDGERRPSTLNHSVMVGAVGNFVECFDWFAYALFASYISRQVFPAGDPLAGLLSTFAIFAVGFFVRPVGSFIFGIYTDRHGRKNALAATIFLMAAGSLMIAVVPTFAQAGWLSPAMLIAARLLQGLAMGGETSAGGSYIVEASPARHRGFSGSFFYISVGLGTLSASLAGSLLTQLLTPAQMESVGWRLVFVLGAALGLFGLYMRRSAAESELFLQVAKTTRKKDRGSLRVVAAEYWPSMLRLFLVAIGPTMALYIWVGYVPNILRAKGLVSAATTFSASTLGLIVYTLCMPISGALSDRIGRRLVLGVSWLVFAALLAPMMRYVMADAGSLPWVTCAAMALIGLGSGAVAAGFAEQFPTRVRAIGWGAPYNISIAVFGGTAPYLGSWFASKGWPDLFNGYIAVLCALSGLAAFGLRDLRGKPLD; from the coding sequence ATGGACAATACCGCGACTGCGGCGGGGGCGGACCGGGCCGTGCAAGAGCCGGGCGACGGCGAGCGTCGGCCGTCAACGCTCAATCATTCCGTGATGGTCGGTGCGGTGGGGAACTTCGTCGAGTGCTTCGACTGGTTCGCCTATGCGCTGTTCGCGAGCTATATCTCGCGCCAGGTGTTCCCGGCGGGCGATCCGCTGGCGGGGCTGTTGTCGACCTTCGCGATCTTCGCCGTCGGCTTCTTCGTCCGTCCGGTGGGGAGCTTCATCTTCGGCATCTATACCGATCGCCACGGACGCAAGAACGCGCTGGCCGCGACGATTTTCCTGATGGCGGCTGGCAGCCTGATGATCGCCGTCGTGCCCACGTTCGCGCAGGCGGGCTGGCTGTCTCCGGCGATGCTGATCGCCGCGCGCCTGCTGCAGGGGCTGGCCATGGGCGGGGAGACCTCGGCGGGCGGCAGCTATATCGTCGAAGCCTCGCCCGCGCGGCATCGCGGCTTCAGCGGCAGCTTCTTCTACATCAGCGTCGGCCTGGGAACGCTGTCGGCCTCGCTGGCGGGTTCCTTGCTGACGCAGCTGCTGACGCCGGCGCAAATGGAGAGCGTCGGCTGGCGGCTGGTGTTCGTGCTGGGTGCGGCGCTGGGTCTGTTCGGACTGTACATGCGGCGTTCGGCCGCGGAATCCGAGCTGTTCCTGCAGGTCGCCAAGACCACGCGGAAGAAGGATCGCGGCAGCCTGCGCGTGGTCGCGGCCGAATACTGGCCCAGCATGCTCAGGCTGTTCCTGGTGGCCATCGGTCCGACCATGGCGCTCTATATCTGGGTTGGCTATGTGCCGAACATCCTGCGCGCCAAGGGCCTTGTGTCCGCGGCCACCACCTTCTCGGCGAGCACGCTGGGCCTGATCGTCTACACGCTGTGCATGCCCATCAGCGGCGCGCTGTCCGACCGGATCGGTCGCCGCCTGGTGCTGGGCGTGTCGTGGCTGGTCTTCGCGGCGCTGCTCGCGCCGATGATGCGCTACGTGATGGCCGATGCCGGATCGCTGCCCTGGGTGACCTGCGCCGCCATGGCCCTGATCGGCCTGGGCAGCGGCGCGGTCGCGGCCGGCTTCGCCGAGCAGTTCCCGACCCGGGTCAGGGCGATAGGCTGGGGCGCGCCGTACAACATCTCCATCGCGGTGTTCGGGGGCACGGCGCCGTATCTGGGCTCATGGTTCGCCAGCAAGGGCTGGCCGGATCTGTTCAACGGCTACATCGCCGTGCTCTGCGCGCTGAGCGGGCTGGCGGCGTTCGGCCTGCGCGATCTGCGAGGCAAGCCGCTGGACTGA
- a CDS encoding 4,5-dihydroxyphthalate decarboxylase, with the protein MNTLRISLACGNYDRTRALFDGRAPIEGCEVAAVALEPEEAFHRAFRYREFDVTEISMSSHMMTTARGDNDYVAIPAFISRVFRQSGIYVRTDRGIATPQDLRGRIIGVPEYQITANVWIRGILQDEHGVRPEEIGWRRGGVEEPGRGERAPIDLGPGIDLRQIPADKTLSGMLEHGEIDGYIGARAPSCFLRGAPNVGRLYGDDYIEAEKAYFRRSGIFPIMHMVGIRKSLAAAHPWLPVSVYKAFIKAKELAVRDLGEICHLAATLPWMVHHLDEARALMGQDFWPYGLEANRHAIDTFSRYHFEQGLSKRRVAPEELFAPSALDLSKI; encoded by the coding sequence ATGAACACCTTGCGTATCAGTCTCGCCTGCGGCAACTATGACCGTACCCGCGCCCTGTTCGATGGGCGGGCGCCCATCGAGGGCTGCGAGGTCGCCGCCGTCGCCCTCGAACCGGAAGAGGCGTTCCACCGCGCCTTCCGCTATCGCGAGTTCGACGTGACCGAGATCTCGATGAGCAGCCACATGATGACGACGGCGCGGGGCGACAACGACTATGTCGCCATACCGGCGTTCATCTCGCGCGTGTTCCGCCAGTCGGGCATCTACGTGCGCACCGACCGGGGCATCGCCACGCCCCAGGACCTGCGCGGCCGGATCATCGGCGTGCCGGAGTACCAGATCACGGCCAACGTCTGGATCCGAGGGATCCTGCAGGACGAGCATGGCGTCCGGCCCGAGGAGATCGGCTGGCGCCGGGGCGGCGTCGAGGAGCCCGGACGCGGCGAGCGCGCGCCCATCGATCTGGGGCCTGGAATCGACCTGCGGCAGATTCCCGCCGACAAGACGCTGTCGGGCATGCTGGAGCACGGGGAGATCGACGGCTATATCGGCGCGCGCGCGCCATCCTGCTTCCTGCGGGGCGCGCCCAACGTGGGCAGGTTGTACGGCGACGACTACATCGAGGCCGAGAAAGCCTATTTCCGCCGCAGCGGGATCTTTCCGATCATGCACATGGTGGGCATCCGGAAATCACTCGCGGCCGCGCATCCCTGGCTGCCGGTCAGCGTCTACAAGGCCTTCATCAAGGCGAAGGAGCTGGCCGTGCGCGATCTCGGCGAGATCTGCCATCTGGCCGCGACGCTGCCCTGGATGGTGCATCACCTGGACGAGGCGAGGGCGCTGATGGGACAGGACTTCTGGCCCTATGGCCTGGAGGCCAACCGCCACGCCATCGACACGTTCTCGCGCTATCACTTCGAACAGGGCCTGTCCAAGCGGCGCGTGGCGCCCGAGGAATTGTTCGCGCCGTCGGCGCTGGACCTGTCGAAGATCTGA
- a CDS encoding xanthine dehydrogenase family protein subunit M yields the protein MKAPAFRYLAPDTLAEALRLLAWEQNARVLAGGQSLVAMLNMRFAFPDCLIDINRVAELAYLRESDGGIEIGAMTRQRDVEFSPLVARRLPLWREAILQVGHRQTRNRGTVGGSLCQLDPSAELPTVALAMDAELTAASVRGERRLRMADFFAGYMTPALEADEILTSIRVQPWPAGHGHAFLEFARRCGDFAIVSVAALVALDASGRLARVSLTLGGVAAAPLRMPAVEAALTGSHGVEDDLDQAARLCGEVVATGDSQVPAWYRQRLASVLARRALALALARACAHEEGPP from the coding sequence ATGAAAGCGCCCGCCTTCCGCTACCTGGCGCCCGACACGCTGGCCGAAGCGCTGCGGCTGCTGGCCTGGGAGCAGAACGCCCGCGTCCTGGCGGGCGGACAGTCGCTCGTGGCCATGCTGAACATGCGCTTCGCCTTTCCCGATTGCCTCATCGACATCAACCGGGTGGCGGAACTGGCCTATCTGCGCGAATCGGACGGCGGCATCGAGATCGGCGCCATGACGCGGCAGCGCGATGTGGAGTTCTCGCCGTTGGTTGCCCGGCGCCTGCCGCTGTGGCGCGAAGCCATCCTGCAGGTCGGGCATCGCCAGACCCGCAACCGGGGCACCGTGGGCGGCAGCCTGTGCCAGCTGGATCCTTCCGCCGAACTGCCGACCGTGGCGCTGGCGATGGACGCCGAGCTGACGGCGGCCAGCGTGCGCGGCGAGCGGCGGCTGCGGATGGCGGATTTCTTCGCGGGCTACATGACGCCGGCGCTGGAAGCCGATGAGATCCTGACGAGCATCCGCGTCCAGCCCTGGCCCGCCGGACATGGCCATGCCTTCCTCGAATTCGCCCGCCGTTGTGGGGACTTCGCCATCGTTTCGGTCGCGGCGCTGGTCGCGCTCGATGCGTCGGGACGATTGGCGCGCGTTTCGCTGACGCTGGGCGGTGTGGCCGCCGCGCCGCTGCGCATGCCTGCGGTCGAAGCGGCGCTGACGGGCAGCCACGGCGTAGAGGACGATCTGGACCAGGCGGCGCGGTTGTGCGGCGAGGTCGTCGCGACGGGCGACAGCCAGGTGCCCGCCTGGTATCGCCAGCGCCTGGCCTCGGTGCTGGCGCGCCGCGCATTGGCGCTGGCCTTGGCGCGCGCCTGCGCTCACGAAGAGGGGCCGCCATGA
- a CDS encoding (2Fe-2S)-binding protein — translation MSRHDEAQALPIRLRVNGASRQGRAEPRMNLADFLRGELGMTGTHVGCEHGVCGACTVLVDGCSARGCLMLAVQAGGREIGTVEGLARPDGSLHPIQQAFHELHGLQCGFCTPGILMSVAELLAHEPDPDEARIRDVLSGHLCRCTGYQNIVDAVLLAARRMRGGGA, via the coding sequence ATGAGCAGGCACGACGAGGCACAGGCGCTGCCCATCCGGCTGCGCGTCAATGGCGCATCCCGGCAGGGACGCGCCGAGCCGAGGATGAATCTGGCGGATTTCCTGCGCGGCGAGCTGGGCATGACCGGCACCCACGTGGGCTGCGAGCATGGCGTGTGCGGCGCCTGCACCGTGCTGGTGGACGGCTGTTCGGCGCGCGGCTGCCTGATGCTGGCGGTGCAGGCCGGGGGGCGGGAGATCGGCACGGTGGAAGGATTGGCGCGGCCCGACGGTTCCCTGCATCCGATCCAGCAGGCCTTCCATGAATTGCACGGCCTGCAGTGCGGCTTCTGCACGCCGGGGATCCTGATGTCGGTGGCGGAGTTGCTGGCCCATGAACCGGATCCGGACGAGGCGCGGATCCGTGACGTGTTGTCCGGTCACTTGTGCCGTTGCACCGGCTACCAGAACATCGTGGACGCGGTGCTGCTGGCGGCGCGACGGATGCGCGGGGGTGGCGCATGA
- a CDS encoding xanthine dehydrogenase family protein molybdopterin-binding subunit, producing the protein MSGHGPVEPGAAGGMGEGTPRIEDAALLRGEARFLDDIPVATPLHACFVRSPHAHARIVSIDLSAARAMPGVTAAYAAADLYGELTEWRMPLGFALADLPANATPFVLAGSEVAFAGEAVAVVLADSRRQAEDAAAVAWVEYEALAAVADCRAALEEGSPRVRSELESNLLQRYTLEHGDCEAAFAGAAWVFAERFWTHRGAAHPMEGRGVLAAPDAAGDALTVWSSTQMAHELHYAIALMLGQPEDQLRVIAPEVGGGFGAKFMIYPEEIVVPAVARKLGRAVKWVEDRREHFLSAIQERDQYWSVEFAADARGQILGVRGEMVHDHGAYTPQGTNVPYNSASSLSGPYLVPACRLQVSVVHTNKVPVATVRGAGYPQAAFVMERMLDRIAQGVGIDRAECRRRNLIPADQIPYVKPLKSRAGVPLTIDSGDFPALQARALAEIGYAEFDARRREAAARGLCRGIGLANGVKPTGRGPFESARVRIAPSGQISVYTGALAMGQGIATTLAQLCAAHFGVAAQAVQVRAGDTAFVSHGMGGFASRQAMMAGSAVTLAASRVRAKALRSAAALLGVEEDCLLLADGEIKTPDGRAVSLARLATLWKGVPGYALPGRDDPGLDETAHFYCDAQSYAGASHACEVEVDPGTGAVHLLRYVAVHDSGRIINPALAGGQVHGGVAHGIGNALFEWMGYDAGAQPITTTFAEYLLPTAPELPRIDVLFQPSPTTLNPLGVKGIGECATVPVAAAVIGAVEDALRAHGVRIAEFPLTPMRLLALIDQGRGSIPGDC; encoded by the coding sequence ATGAGCGGCCACGGTCCGGTCGAACCCGGCGCGGCCGGCGGGATGGGGGAAGGCACGCCCCGGATCGAGGATGCGGCCCTGCTGCGGGGCGAGGCGCGCTTCCTGGACGACATTCCGGTGGCGACGCCATTGCACGCCTGCTTCGTGCGCAGCCCGCACGCGCATGCCCGCATCGTGTCGATCGACCTGTCCGCCGCGCGAGCCATGCCGGGCGTGACGGCCGCCTACGCAGCGGCGGATCTCTATGGCGAGCTGACGGAATGGCGCATGCCGCTGGGATTCGCGTTGGCCGACCTGCCGGCCAACGCGACGCCGTTCGTGCTGGCCGGGTCGGAAGTCGCGTTCGCCGGCGAGGCCGTGGCGGTGGTGCTGGCCGACAGCAGGCGCCAGGCCGAGGACGCGGCGGCGGTCGCCTGGGTGGAGTATGAGGCGCTGGCGGCCGTGGCCGATTGCCGAGCCGCGCTCGAGGAGGGATCGCCGCGCGTGCGCAGCGAGCTGGAGTCGAACCTGCTGCAGCGCTATACGCTGGAACACGGGGATTGCGAGGCCGCGTTCGCCGGGGCGGCCTGGGTGTTCGCCGAGCGCTTCTGGACGCATCGCGGCGCGGCGCATCCGATGGAAGGGCGCGGCGTGCTGGCGGCGCCGGACGCGGCCGGCGACGCGCTGACCGTCTGGTCCTCGACGCAGATGGCTCATGAGCTGCACTACGCCATCGCGCTGATGCTGGGCCAGCCCGAGGACCAGCTGCGCGTGATCGCGCCCGAGGTGGGCGGCGGCTTCGGCGCGAAGTTCATGATCTATCCGGAGGAGATCGTCGTGCCCGCCGTCGCGCGCAAGCTGGGCAGGGCGGTCAAATGGGTGGAGGATCGGCGCGAGCATTTCCTCAGCGCGATCCAGGAGCGCGATCAGTATTGGAGTGTGGAGTTCGCCGCCGACGCGCGCGGCCAGATCCTGGGCGTGCGCGGCGAGATGGTGCATGACCACGGCGCCTATACGCCGCAGGGAACCAACGTGCCGTATAACTCGGCATCGTCCCTGTCCGGTCCTTACCTGGTGCCGGCCTGTCGGCTGCAGGTGAGCGTGGTCCATACCAACAAGGTGCCCGTGGCCACCGTGCGCGGCGCGGGCTATCCGCAGGCGGCATTCGTGATGGAACGCATGCTGGACCGCATCGCGCAGGGCGTGGGCATCGACCGCGCGGAATGCCGCCGGCGCAACCTGATTCCGGCGGACCAGATCCCCTATGTCAAGCCGCTGAAGTCCAGGGCCGGGGTGCCGCTCACGATCGACAGCGGCGATTTTCCGGCCCTGCAGGCGCGCGCGCTGGCCGAGATCGGCTATGCGGAATTCGATGCGCGCCGGCGCGAGGCGGCCGCGCGCGGCCTGTGCCGTGGCATCGGCCTGGCCAATGGCGTCAAGCCGACGGGGCGGGGGCCGTTCGAGTCCGCGCGGGTCCGTATCGCGCCGTCCGGACAGATTTCGGTCTATACCGGCGCGCTGGCCATGGGGCAGGGCATCGCGACGACCCTGGCGCAGCTGTGCGCGGCGCATTTCGGCGTGGCGGCGCAGGCCGTCCAGGTGCGGGCCGGTGACACCGCGTTCGTCAGCCATGGCATGGGCGGATTCGCCAGCCGCCAGGCCATGATGGCGGGATCGGCGGTGACGCTGGCGGCGAGCCGGGTGCGCGCCAAGGCCTTGCGCAGCGCCGCCGCGCTGCTGGGCGTCGAGGAGGACTGCCTGCTGCTGGCCGATGGCGAGATCAAGACGCCGGACGGCCGGGCGGTCTCGCTGGCGCGGCTGGCCACCTTGTGGAAGGGCGTGCCGGGATACGCGCTGCCGGGTCGCGACGATCCCGGGCTGGACGAGACCGCGCATTTCTATTGCGACGCCCAATCCTACGCCGGCGCCTCGCATGCCTGCGAGGTCGAGGTCGATCCCGGCACCGGGGCGGTGCATCTGCTGCGCTATGTGGCCGTGCACGACAGCGGCCGCATCATCAATCCCGCGCTGGCCGGCGGGCAGGTCCACGGCGGCGTGGCGCATGGCATTGGCAACGCCCTGTTCGAGTGGATGGGCTATGACGCGGGAGCGCAGCCCATCACCACGACCTTCGCCGAGTACCTGTTGCCGACGGCGCCGGAGCTGCCCCGCATCGACGTGCTGTTCCAGCCGTCGCCCACCACGCTCAATCCCCTGGGCGTCAAGGGCATAGGCGAATGCGCCACGGTGCCGGTGGCCGCCGCCGTGATCGGCGCGGTCGAGGATGCCTTGCGCGCCCATGGCGTGCGGATCGCGGAGTTTCCGCTGACGCCGATGCGTCTTCTGGCCTTGAT